DNA from Micrococcales bacterium:
ACCGAACTGGCGTCAAGCTCGCCATCGGCGCCGGAGGCGAAGTAGTGTGGTGAGTCCGGGGTCAACACGCAGGCAACCGTACCAGGGGAGAAAATGACATCTGACGATCCGATTGAGCGGATCTTGTCCCGCGCCGGGACTGCCATTCAGCCCGAAACCCCGAACCAAGACAGCCGCTGGGATCAGTTGGAGCTTGAGGAAAGGTCGGCCCTAAGGCGAGTTGGCGGGCTTTCGACCGAACTAGTGGACGTCTCAGAGGTCGAATACCGTCAGCTTCGCCTTGAGCGCGTGGTCCTAATTGGCCTGTTCGGGGGCGGGGTAACCCAGCTAGAAGCTGAGGTTTCGCTGCGCGAGCTGGCCGCCTTGGCCGAGACCGCCGGCTCGCAGATCCTCGACGGTATCCTGCAGCGCCGCCAGGCACCGGATCCGGCCACTTTCTTAGGATCTGGCAAGGCCCAAGAGGTTGCCGCCCTGGTGGCGGAGCTGGGCGCGGACACGGTGGTGGCCGATGCCGAGCTTGCCCCATCCCAGCGCCGTGCCCTCGAAGATGTCCTCAAGGTCAAAGTGGTTGACCGCACAGCCGTGATTCTGGACATTTTCGCTGCTCACGCCAAGTCCAAAGAGGGCAAAATGCAGGTCGAATTGGCGCAGCTCGAATACCTCTTGCCGCGATTGCGCGGCTGGGGCGAGTCGATGTCAAGGCAGGCTGGCGGCCGCGTGGCTGCGGGAGCCGGCATCGGCAGCAGGGGCCCAGGCGAGACCAAGATCGAACTTGACCGTCGCCGCATTCGCACCCGCATGGCCAAGCTGCGCCGTGACCTGGCCCAAACGGCGCCAGCCCGCCGGACCCGCCGAGCCAAGCGGCGCCGGGCCAATGTGCCGGCTGTGGCCATAGTCGGCTACACCAACGCCGGCAAATCCTCGCTGCTCAACGCTCTGACTGGGGCCGGGGTGATGGTCGACAACACCCTTTTCGCCACACTCGACCCGACGGTTCGCCAAACCCACACCGCCGACGGCCGCGTCTACACCCTGGCCGATACAGTCGGCTTTGTCCGAAATCTGCCGCATGAGCTGGTCGAAGCCTTCCGCTCTACCCTAGAAGAAGCGGTCGAGGCCGATGTCTGGTTGCATGTGGTTGACGCCGCCCATCCCGACCCGGAAGGGCAGATCACGGCGGTCAGGACGGTTTTGCGTGATCTCAAGGCGGCCGATGCCGTGGGGCAGGGTCCAGGGGGAAGCTCCGGCAACGGTTTGGGTGAGGGTTTGGCTGGTGCGGTCCAAGCGGTCGAAATCCTGGCACTAAACAAGGCGGACCTGGCTCCAAGCGAAGTGGTGGCCGGACTTTTGGCCTCCCACCGAGGCGCCGTGGCGATCAGCGCCAACAGCGGTGATGGTCTCGACCAACTGCGCCAGATGCTGGATGAGTCTCTACCCAGACCGCAAATCCTGGTCGAAACGGTGGTGCCCTACCTCCGTGGCGATTTGGTCAGCCGAGCGCATGAGGAAGGCGAAGTCATAAGCCAGGACCATCAGGCCGATGGCACGCATTTGACGGCGCGAGTCGGCCCGGCCTTGGCAGCCGAACTGGAGCGGGCCGCCTCTTCCTGACCGGCGGCTTGGCAGCGGTCAGAGGCTGCGGATCAAGGCCACCACCCGGCCCAGGATCTGGGCGTGGCGGCCAGGAATGGGCTCGTAGGCCGGGTTTCGCGGCAGGAGCTGAACCTTGCCGCTGGCGGATTGCCACACCTTGACGGTGGCCTCGTCCTCGACCAAGGCGGCCACGATCTGGCCGTTTTCTGCTGTGACCTGGTGGCGTACCACGACATAGTCACCGTCATTGATGCCGGCCTCAATCATCGAATCGCCGCGCACCTTGAGCATAAAGATCTCGCCGTCGCCAACAATCTCGCGCGGCAGCGGGTAAAGGCCTTCGACCAGGTGTTCGGCCAGAATGGGGGTGCCGGTGGCGATCCGCCCGACTAACGGGACAAAGCGGGGCTTGGCTTGATTCTCCTCTTCGAGATGGCGCAGGTTAGGTGGCACGTCGGCGTTGGTGTCGACCAGCTCGATGGCCCTAGGCAGGAGGGGATCGCGGCGCAAACAGCCCATTCGTTCCAGGGTGAGCAGGTGGTGTTTCACGCTTGAGGCACTGACTAGGTTGACTGAGTCGGCGATTTCCCGCATCGACGGGGCATAGCCGCGTCGCTTAATTGACTCCGCGATGCAATCCATGATGGCCTGCTGGCGTTCGGTCAGAACTTCTGGTGGCCGGCCCCTGGGACTTCTCTTTGGTCGGCTGACTTCCTCGCTCATTGGCAGTGTTTCTCCTGGTCCTAGCCATGTCCGTGGTCGGGTGTTGACTAGTAAGCATAGTCAAAGTGACAGGCAATTGCAAACATTTGTACTAAGAATCAAGGGAGATGATCATGAGTTCTTTGGCACTGGGGGCACAGGTAGCACCGTCCTGGCGGCCGGGCTCTAGCCGGGGTCCAGCCAGGCCGCGCCAGCGGCGAGCTCCGGACCGGCTGACCCGGCGCGGGCGGGCGGTGGTTGCGGCGCTGCTGGGGTTGGTTTTGGCCGGGTCCTACGCCGCTGGGACTATGCGGACTGGCGGCCAGGTCTACGTACCGTCTGAATCGGTGGTTGTCCACCAAGGCGACACGCTTTGGTCGCTGGCGGCGGAACGGACGGCGCCGGGCCAAGATGTGCGGCAAACGATCCAGCTAATTCAGCGGCTCAACCAGCTTGCCGGTCCGGGCTTGATGGCAGGGGATCGGCTCTGGCTGCCGCGCCTGGGGCAGTAGAAGCCTGCGCTGCCTTGGCCGCGTTCAAACGAAAACCCGACACGCCCACAAGATATAGTGGTGGCTTCTCCCAATTGCACCCACATGTGGTTAGACTGCCATTCGTGCATTGCCCGTTTTGCCGACACGAAGACTCCCGTGTAGTCGACTCACGCACTAGTGAGGACGGCACCAGCACGCGGCGGCGGCGCGAATGCCAAAAGTGTCAGGCTCGCTTCACCACGGTTGAGTCGGTGGCGCTGGCGGTGATAAAGCGCTCGGGCGCTTCGGAGCCGTTCTCGCGCGACAAGGTGGCTGCCGGTGTGCGCCGGGCCTGCCAGGGTAGGCCGGTTTCGGATGACGACGTAGCCGTGCTGTCCCACCAAGTGGAAGCCAAGATTCGCTCTACCGGGCAGGCGGCCGTGGACTCACAGGACGTGGGCCTGGAGATCCTTGGCCCGCTGCGGGCCTTGGATGAGGTCGCCTACCTGCGCTTCGCCTCGGTATACCGGTCGTTTGACTCGATCGACGATTTCGACAAAGAGATCCTGGCCCTGCGAGCCCAGGAGAATCATCCATCAACCCTCAACCGCCAGGAGACCTTCGACCGATGACCGAGCAAACCAAGAAGACCACCGGCCTGACCATTTCCCGGGTCTTCACGACCGAGGGTGTCCATCCCTATGACGAGGTCACCTGGGAGGCCCGGGATGTGGTCCAGACAAACTGGAAAACCGGTGAAACTGTCTTCGCCCAGCACGGCGTAGAGTTCCCCGACTTCTGGTCCGTCAATGCCTCGACCATCGTTGCCACAAAGTATTTTCGCGGCGCTTTGGGTACCGCGGAGAGGGAAAGCTCGCTGCGCCAACTAGTTGACAGGGTGGTTGGCGCCTACCGCCGGGCTGGCCTGGAGGCCGGCTACTTCGCCACCGAGGCAGATTCAATGGTCTTTGCAGAAGAGCTGACCTGGCTGCTAATCCACCAACATTTTTCTTTCAATTCGCCTGTCTGGTTCAACGTTGGCACCAATTCGTCTCAACAGGTCTCTGCCTGCTTCATCTTGTCGGTTGACGATTCAATGGAATCGATCCTGAACTGGTACAGCGAAGAGGGCATGATCTTCAAAGGCGGCTCCGGCTCCGGGGTTAACCTTTCGCGCATTCGCTCGGCCAAAGAATTGTTGCGGTCTTCCGGTGGTACTGCCTCCGGTCCGGTCAGTTTCATGCGCGGGGCGGACGCCTCGGCTGGGACCATCAAATCCGGCGGCGCCACTAGGCGGGCGGCCAAAATGGTGGTGCTGGACATTGACCACCCGGACATCGAAGAATTCATCGACACCAAAGCCCGCGAGGAGCACAAGATCCGGGCCCTGCGAGACGCCGGTTTCGATATGGATCTAGACGGGCGTGACATCAGCTCGGTCCAGTATCAAAACGCCAACAACTCGGTCAGGGTTTCTGACGCCTTCATGAAGGCAGTTGATGAGGGCGCCGGTTTTGGATTGCGGGCTCGCCTCAGCGGCGAGGTGATCGAAGAGCTCGACGCCCGGTCCCTATTTAGAACCGTGGCCCAAGCGGCATGGGAATGTGCCGATCCAGGCATCCAATATGACGACACCATCAACGCCTGGCACACCTCACCGGAGACCGGACGCATCACGGCCTCCAACCCTTGTTCTGAATACATGCACCTGGACAACTCCAGCTGCAACTTGGCCTCGCTCAACCTGCTGTCGTTCCTCAAGCAGGACGGCACCTTCGACCATGTCCGTTTTGAGCGCGCGGTCGAATTGGTCATAACGGCAATGGACATTTCGATTGGCTTCGCAGATTTCCCAACCGAATCAATCGCCAAAACCACCAGGGCGTTCAGGCAACTTGGCATTGGCTATGCCAACCTTGGTGCTTTGCTGATGGCCTGCGGCCTGGCCTACGACTCAGACGCCGGGCGCTCGCTGGCCGGCGCCGTCACCTCGCTGATGACGGCAACGGCCTACCGTCGCTCGGCCCAATTGGCTACCGCGGTTGGGCCGTATGAGGGCTACGCCCGCAATGCCGAGGCCCACCAGAAGGTGATGCGCAAACACCACGCCGCCAACGACCAGCTCATCACCAAATCGGCGCTTGACGGTGACGTTCACCGGGCCGCTTCCCACGCCTGGGAGGACGTCCTCGAACTGGGCAAACACCACGGCTGGCGCAATGCCCAAGCCTCCGTCTTGGCGCCCACTGGCACCATCGGTTTCATGATGGACTGTGACACCACCGGTGTTGAACCGGACTTCTCACTGGTCAAATACAAGAAGATGGTGGGCGGCGCCTCCATGCAGATCGTCAACCAGACGGTGCCCATGGCCCTGGCCCGCCTGGGCTACGACCAAGAGGTGATCGAGGCCATCGTTGAACACATCGTTGAACACGGTCACGTAGTCGACGCCCCTGGTCTTAGGTCGGAACACTACGACGTCTTTGATTGTGCGGTTGGCAAAAGAGCAATCCAACCAATGGGCCATTTGCGCATGATGGCGGCGGCCCAGCCGTTCTTGTCCGGCGCTATCTCTAAGACGGTAAACATGCCGGAGACCGCCACCGTCGAGGACATTGAGGATGTCTACTTTGAAGGCTGGCGCATGGGTCTAAAAGCGTTGGCCATCTACCGCGACAACTGCAAGGTCTCCCAGCCTTTGTCTGACGCCAAGGCCGTCGCGGGTAAAGCGGCCGAGCCGCCGGTCCCGGCACCAGCTCGCCGGCGCCTGCCCAAGCGGCGCTATTCGATCACCACCTCGTTTTCAGTTGGCGGCGCCCAGGGCTATATCACGGCCGGTTGCTTTGACCAGGAACATGCGGACCTGGGCGAAGTCTTCTTGAAGCTGGGCAAGCAGGGCTCAACCCTGGCCGGCGTCATGGACGCGTTTTCGATCGCGGTTTCAATTGGCCTGCAATACGGCGTGCCACTAGACACTTTTGTCCAGAAGTTCACTAACCAGCGCTTCGAACCGGCTGGTTTGACCGACGACCCAGATGTACGCATGGCCCAATCGGTTATGGACTACATTTTCCGCCGTTTGGCCCTCGACCACTTGCCCTTTGAAACTCGCGCCGCCATGGGCATCTACACGGCGACTGAACGTGAGCGGCAGTTGGAAACCGGCAGCTATGACGACCTAATCGACCAAGGTTCGGTTAGCCAGGACGTCACCATCGAAACGCCTCCGGCCGCCCAAACCGGGCGAAAAGCCATAGAGCAGGTTCATTCGACTGCCGAGCTATTTGAAGCCATGCAGGGACGAGCCAATGACGCGCCCATCTGCATGACCTGCGGCACCAAGATGAGGCCGGCCGGTTCCTGTCACGTCTGCGAAGGCTGCGGCGCCACCTCCGGTTGTTCCTAGCTCAGCACGCGCAGCCGGATCGTTTCCGGCCGCTGGGCCAGAGTCTCTAGCACGGCCGGCTCGAGAGCCGAACCGACATCGGTCAGCACGTAACCCACCTCGCCCCGCGTACCAAGTACTTGGCCAACTATGTTGACCCGATACTCGGCCATGGCCTGGTTGATCGAGGCCAGCACGCCGGGGATGTTTTGGTGGGTGTGCGCCAGCCGGCTGACCCCTTCGCCGGAACGGTCCAGGGTCAGATTCGGCAGGTTGACGCTCATGCCGGTCGAACCGTGGGTCAGAAAATCACGCAACTTGCCACTGACAAAACGGCCAATTGAGATCTGAGCCTCGACGGTCGAACCGCCAACGTGCGGCGTCAAGATGACATTGGGCAGGCCACGAAGCTCACTGGCAAACGGGTCGCCGGCGGCCTTTGGCTCTTCGGGGAAAACATCGATCGCAGCCCCGGCCAGATGCCCTTCGTCTATCGCGTCGCGCAGGGCTCGCAGGTTGACCACGTGCCCGCGGGCCAGGTTGATAAAGACCGAACCCTCACGCATGGCCGCAAATTGGGAAGCGCCGAACAAATTGGTGTTGGCCGGCCGGCCGTCAACGTGAACCGAGACAACATTGGCCACTTCAAGCAGTTCTTCAAGCGAATCGAGTCGCAGGGCGTTGCCCAGCGACAGCTTCTCGTCGATGTCGAAAAAGACAACGGCCATACCAAGAGACTCGGCCAGGACTGAAAGCTGGGAGCCAATCGAGCCGTAGCCGACTATGCCAAGCGTCCGGCCGCGCACCTCATGCGAGCCGGTGGCAGACTTACGCCAAACGCCATTGTGCAACGAACGGTCACGCTCGGTCATGCGGCGGGTCAGGGCAATGATCTCCGCCACCGCAAGTTCCACCACCGAGCGAGTATTGGAATACGGTGCGTTGAAAACCGCCACGCCTCGCTCTGAGGCAGCCTGCAGCGCGATCTGGTTGGTGCCAATGCAATAGGCGCCAATGGCCAGCAGCTGCGGGCAGGCTGCCAGCACTTTTTTGGTGACGGACGTCTTCGACCGGATGCCCAACAGGTCGACCCCGCTAAGGGCCGCTATCAGTTCGCCTTCATCTAGGGCACCGGGCAACGCGGTGACTTCGAGTCCGGCGCGTTGTAGTAGTTCAACGCCTACGGGGCTGATGTTCTCGAGCAGAAGGGCTTTTGGCACGGGTTATATGTTGGCGCTGACCGGCCCGCAGCGCAAGGCGGCGCTCAGGCTTGGCCCACCACCAAGCACAGTTTGGTGGTGGGCCGCGTCATGGCCACGTAAAGATCGGCCGCGCCGGCCAGTTCGGCGTATTTGCCCCGGTAGGTGCGCAGAATCTGATCTGGCCTGGTGATAATGACGGTATCGAATTCGAGGCCTTTGGTCTGGGCGGCGGTCAACAGCGCCACCGGGTAGTCCAACGGGTTTTGGCCGGGCGGCGCCACTCTTGGCGCCAGCTGGCCGTGCCCGATGCCGGCCCTGACCTTGGCGATATCAGCCGGCGTGCCAACAATGGCTAGGCGACCGGCGGTGCCGGTCGGGGCCAGGTCCCCGGCCAGTTCGATGGCCTTGGCCGCCCAGTCGCGGGCCTGAATCCTGACCAGGGCGTCGTCTAGCTCGCGGGCGGCGGTGTCCTCACTCACCGGCAGCCCCGCCCGCCGCGCCATCCTTTGGGCGGTTCTAACCACAGCCCCCGGCGTTCTGTAGTTAACAGTCAATGGCGCCATACGCCATCGGCCCCTACCAAGTGCCTGGTCAAGGACTGATTCCCAGTGTGTGCCGACAAAACGGGCCTGACCGGGGTCTCCGACAATTGTCAGCGAGCGTGATGGGCAGCGGCGCAACAAGCAACGCCAGTCCATCGGAGTTAGCTCTTGGGCCTCATCGATGACGATGTGCCCGTAGGTCCACTGCCGGTCGCTTGAAGCCTTTTCTGCCAAGGTCATATGAACCTCGGTTGGGGTGAAGCGGTCGGCCAAGGTTACGCCCCTGACTCGATTGATGCCGTGCATGGCTAGAACCTCTTCGGCGTATTGAAGATTCTGAGCCCAGCGGGCTGCGTCCAGGCGGCGTTCGGCCAAAGCGGCGGAGTCATCTTGGCCCAAAAGCTCCGCCGCCTCGTCAAGCAACGGCACGTCTGAAGCTGACCAGGGTTGGCCGGCAGGCCGGGTGATGGCCCGGCGCTGGGATGCGCTCAGCTCTTTGGCGCAGGCCTGAAGCAGGTAGGACTTTGAAAGCAGATCCGAGACCAGGCGCTGCGGGCCAATCGGCATCCAGCAAAGGTTGAGGATTGTGCGGACCTCAGGTGATGTGCGCAGATCCTCGACTATCTCGGCCCGGCTGGCGTCAGTTAGATTCGAGCCCAACTTTTGCTCTAACTGTGTTGCCAGACGCCCCAGCATGTTACTGACGAAAGCGACCCGAGCTTTGTTGTGGGGCTGGTTGGTTTTGCGGGCGGCGGCCTGGGCGGCATCAAGTTCGTCGCGGCGAACCACCAGCTTGCGTCCCAAAACCCTGATGGCGACATCGCGCCGCGGCAGGCGTTGACGCTCCCTGACAGCCCGCCTGATCACCTTCGCCATTACCGCCAGGCCCTTGATCTGGGTTTGAACCGGGTCTTCAGGGGCGGAGGCGGTGATACCGGGCAGCAGGTCGGCCATAGTGGTGGCGACTACGCCAGTTTCGCCCAGCGACGGCAGGACCCGGTCGATATAGCGCAAGAACAGTCGCGAGGGTCCAACGATCAAAACCCCAGAGGCGGCCAGGCGCTCCCGGTTGGTGTAAAGCAAGTAGGCCGCCCGGTGCAGGGCGACAGCGGTCTTGCCGGTACCCGGGCCACCTTGAACCACCAGCGCACCTTGCGGACTGGAGCGGATAATCCGGTCTTGTTCGGCCTGGATCGTGGCGACAATGTCGCCCATTTTGCCGGTTCTGCCGGCGGCCAGGGCCGCCATCAACGCGCCTTCGCCGCTCAGCGCATCGGCCTGAGACAGTTCGGACTGGCTGGCAGCGGCGAGGTCGAGCAACTCGTCTTCCACGGCGGTGACAGCGCGGCCAGAAGTGGTGATGTGGCGCCGCCGCTTGATGCCAAGCCGGTGGGCCTGAGTGGCCTGGTAGAACGGCTCGGCGGCCGGTGCTCGCCAATCGGTCAGCAGGGCGGCGTGGTCGGCGTTAGTCAGGCCGATCCGCCCAATCAGCCGCTTTTCGTCCTGATCGGTCAGGATCGAACCGAAATAGAGCCGTTCTTCGACCGCCTCAAGTTGGGACAGGCGGTTCTGGTGCAGCATGGCAAAGGCGTCACGCTCTGAGCGATTCTGGGGTGAGCCGCCGGCCCTGGCCTTTTGGACTTGATCTAGGGCCTTTCGGGTTTGGCGACGCAACTGGTCAAGGCGCTGGTAGAGCTTGGTAGTTAGGGCCTGTTCGGCGGCGATTTCCGGGTCCTGGCTCACCCCTCCGCCTTTCTTGCGTTGGCCAAAGCGACCATCAATTCTAGTGGACTGCCCTGGGAATGAACCGGCTTTGCTGGCTGTTGCCTTGGATAGAGAGCGTTTTTCTCCCGAAAGGACGGTGACATGACCAAGCCTCTGTACACGTTGCAGCCAGCCGCTGTAGCTGAACTGGATGCCCTGCCCACGCCACCTGTCTTGCTGTATGCCCTCGACGGCCACATTGACTCTGGCCTGGCGGCGGGCCTTATGATCAGCGATCTCGTCCTGAACTGCGAGACTAAGCGGATCGCAACCTTCGACACAGACGATCTGGTCGACTACCGCTCCCGGCGGCCCCCAATGATTTGGGGCGAGGGCGGTTGGTCAGACTATGGCCGCCCTGAGCTGATCATCGATCAACTCCGTGATGTCGAAGGAACCCCGTATCTTCTGCTCTACGGGCCCGAACCCGACTTCAAATGGGAGGCGTTCGCTCAAAGCGTGGTTGACATCGTGGAACAACTCAACATCCGCATGGCCCTTGGCCTGCAGGGCCTGCCCAAGCTGGTGCCACACACCCGGCCGGCTCTAGTCCGCCGGCCAGGTGAAATCGATGATGTCGACTCAGCTGGCCAAGGCGTCAAGGCCAGGCTGCATGCGCCCGGTTCTGCCATGGCCATGATCGAGTACCGACTGCGCCAAGCCAACCGTGAGGCCACCACGTTGGCGGCTGACGTGCCAACCTACCTGGCAGCAGTGCCCTATGCCCGCGCAGCGGTCAGCCTGGTCAATGCGGCCTCGGCCGCTACTGGCCTGAAGCTGGCAACTGATCGCCTTGAAGAGATGGCTTTGCGTTCTGGGCGGCAGCTGGAAGAAGAGATGGCTGGCGCCGGCGACCTGACTCGCACGGTGATGGAACTTGAGCAGCGTTTCGACCGACTGCAAGCCTCGAAGCGGCACCCGGCCGGCGGCGGCGATCCCGTTCGCGCGGATTCCCGGACCAGCGAAATCGGTCCAATCGACCCTCGCGGGGCTTCGGTCGAATTGATCCGAGACCTCGAGAGGTTCCTGGCTGAGCAACCGGCCGCCACTCCACAAGTTGAGCCTGAACCGGAACCCGGCTCCTGACCGGCTCGGGCCTAACGCCCGCTCCAACCAGCCCCAATCACCCGCGAGGTTGAGCCCACGCATAATCTCGTTATGCGAAATTCAACCTGGTGGGGTGGGGGTGACACAGTCGATAATCGATGCATGGGTCCGCCGGTCATACTTCACGTCGACATGGACGCGTTCTTCGCCTCGGTCGAGCTGATCGACCGGCCGGAACTGCGCGGCAAGCCGGTGGTTGTAGCCGGTGAGGGCCGTTCCGTGGTGGTCGCTGCCACCTATGAAGCCCGGGCGTTTGGGGTGCATTCAGCCATGCCGGTGGGCCGGGCCAAGCGGCTATGTCCCCAGGCTGTCTTTCTATCCCCCAGCCGTGGGCGGTATTCGGCAGTTTCGAGAGGCGTGATGGACTACTTTCGGACAATCACACCCCTGGTCGAACAGGTCTCCATTGACGAGGCGTTTCTCGATGTCACAGGGTCTATGCGACGTTTGGGGGCGGGTGGGCTCATCGCCAAGGCCATCCGCCGTCACGTGGTTGAGCAGTGGTCCGTGACCTGTTCGGTCGGCGTTGGCCGGTCCAAATCAGTCGCCAAGATCGCTTCGACCTTGGCCAAGCCAGACGGCTTGATGGTGGTAGAACCACAGGCCACCGAGGAATTCCTGCGGCCTTTGGACTTGGGCGTGCTCTGGGGGGTGGGTGCCAAGACCCGGCAAAGCCTGACCCGTCTGGGACTGAGAACCGTGGGCGACCTGGCCGATGCCCCTGATTTCCATGTTGCTCGCGCATTGGGCCAGGCCGCTGCCGCCCACATCCAGGCGATGGCCCGCGGCCAGGATGACTCACCGGTACAACCCGTTCACCTCGAAAAATCAGTTGGCGCTGAGACCACTTTCCAGACCGACCTGCCGGCCGGCGAGGAGGTCCGCCGGGCCCTGATAGGCCTGGTCGAGCGGTCCACCCGCCGCCTAAGGCGCCGCCAAATGGCCTGCCGTACCGTCGCG
Protein-coding regions in this window:
- the dinB gene encoding DNA polymerase IV, producing MRNSTWWGGGDTVDNRCMGPPVILHVDMDAFFASVELIDRPELRGKPVVVAGEGRSVVVAATYEARAFGVHSAMPVGRAKRLCPQAVFLSPSRGRYSAVSRGVMDYFRTITPLVEQVSIDEAFLDVTGSMRRLGAGGLIAKAIRRHVVEQWSVTCSVGVGRSKSVAKIASTLAKPDGLMVVEPQATEEFLRPLDLGVLWGVGAKTRQSLTRLGLRTVGDLADAPDFHVARALGQAAAAHIQAMARGQDDSPVQPVHLEKSVGAETTFQTDLPAGEEVRRALIGLVERSTRRLRRRQMACRTVAVKLRRTDFSTVSRAHTLDQPTDSTKTIQAAAETLLDAIDTRGQAIRLIGVRLENLSPRHNLGVQDTLDAAASPPKSADQVKDQIKDRFGEAAVGPATLVESGPDVPPDLPSTYA